The sequence TACGAGGAGGCGACTCCTCCGGCTGGTTCCGTGCGCAACTGTCCCCATCCTGTGGGCCCCCGTCGTTGCGTTGCTGTGGTGGTGCCTGCGTGGCAGGATCCGGCCGAAAACTTACACCTTCGTGTCAACGTTCTGTGGGTGCTCCGCAACTTCTACGTGAGGGTCTCGTCCACATTGATCAGAGGGGGACATGCGGAGTGAGCGTCGAGGAGTCCGGGATGGACGACGGGATGTGGCTGACGACGGAGCAGGCGGCGAGACGGCTGGGCGTGAAGCGGGAGACGATCTACGCGTACACGAGCCGGGGGCTGCTGCGCAGAGCGAGTGACGGGGCGCGGGGGAGCAGGTTCCGGCGCGACGACATCGAGCGTCTTGCGGCGCGGGGGCGCAAGACGCGGGAACGGGAGGGCTCGCGGGCGGTACTGGAGTCGAGCATCGCGCTGATCCGTAACGACCGGTTGTTCTACCGGGGTTACGACGTGCTGCTGCTGAGCCGGGGGATGGGGTTCGAGAACGTGTCCCGACTGCTGTGGGGAGCGAGCGTGGAGGCGCTGCCCGCGGTGCCGCGCGCGTGGGCGTTCCCGCGGGAGTGGCGGTCGGTCGCCGATGTCGACCGGGAGCGTTTCCCGCTGCCGTTGGACCGGATCGTGTCCGGGTTCGCCGCCCTGTCGGGGGCCGGGCACAGCAGTGTGATCGAGGAGGACTGCACCCTTGAGGCGCAGCGGCTCATCGCCTACGCCGTGTACTGCGCGACCGGGGTGCCGCCGGTGGAACGCGGCGGAGTGGCCGGGGCGTTGGCACAGGGGCTGCTGCCCGCGTCGCGGTGGGCGGTGATGCCGCCCGCGCTGGTGTCCCTCGTGGACGTGGCGCTGAATCTGGCGGCGGAGAACGGGCTGGCGGCGCCGACGGTGTGCAGCAGGATCGTCGCCTCGGTCGGCGGCGACATGAAGGCGGCCGTACTGGCCGGGCTGTGCGCGATGCGGGGCACCGCACCGGGCGCGGCGGCGTACCGGGTGGAGGAGCTGCTGGGCCGCTACCACGAGAATCCGGGCTGTTCACAGGTGGCCAAGCTGATCGCCTCGGACCAGCCGGTGCCGGGGATCGGGCATCTGGCGTTCCGGCAGCGGGATCCGCGGGCGGCGATCCTGCTGGAGCGGATGGCCGCGGAGTGGCCCCCGGACACCGACCTGCCCGCGGGCGGCGCGCTGCGGATGGCCGCCCTGCGCGAGGCCCTCGCGGACATCCGCGAGGCCGGCCTGGTCCCGGTCAACCTCGACTTCGCCGTGAGCGCCCTGTGCTTCGTCGCCGGTATGAGCCCGGGGGCGGGGGAGGCCCTGTTCTCCATAGCCCGCATCTCCGGGTGGGTCGCCCATCTGCTGGAACAGCTGACCCAGAACACCAACTTCCGCATGCACTTCGTGTACACCGGCCCCGTCCTGCGGGGCAGCAACGGCTGACCCTCGACCCGTCCACGGGCGCCGCCACGACCGACGGCGGCGCCCGCACGCCCCGAGCGATCCCGGGCCGGGCGTGTGGCCGAGGGGAGAACCGCCCCGGCCGCCTCCGGTCTGTGCCGCGGTGCCAGGCGGGCCCGCCTCGGCGCCCTGGGGTCGCCGATGACGGGCACCGCGGCGTTCACGTGTCACGTCAGATCAGGCGCCGCTCCCCTAGGAGCTGTCCGGCGGATCATGGGCGGAGCCATAAGCGGATCGCTGCTGCGGTGACCGTGCCGTGGAAGACGTAGGCCCGTTTCTCGTAACGGGTGGCGACAGCGCGGAAGTGCTTGAGCCGGTTGATGGTCCGCTCGACCTCGTTGCGACGCCGGTAGCGCTCGCGGTCGAACCCGACGGGTCTGCCGCCCGTGCTGCCTCTGCGCCGACGGTTGGCCCGCTGGTCCCTCGGCTCAGGAATCGTGTGTTTGATCCTGCGTCTTCGCAGGTAGCGGCGGTTGCGCTGGGAACTGTAAGCCTTGTCGCCGCTGACGTGACCGGGCCGGGTCCGGGGCCGTCCGCCCAGCGGCCGGGTGACTCGGATCCGGTCCAGGACCTCGATCATCTGCGGGGCATCGCCCCATTGACCCGGCGTGAGCAGCAGGGCCATGGGACGGCATCCACCCTCGCCGGCGAGGTGGATCTTGCAGGTCAGACCGCCCCGGGACCGTCCGAGTCCCTCATCGGGGCGGTGGTGCCGGGGCGTCGTCCTTTTTTCGGAACCCGCGGCCTGGCCCTGCGGGCGCCGGCCGCGTGCTGGTGAGCCCGGCAGGACGTCGAGTCCACTCCGACCATCGACCAGTCGATCCGCCCCGCAAGGTCGGCGTCGGCCTGGACAGCTTGCAGGATCCGGTCCCAGGTGCCGTCCGCCGACCAGCGGCGATGCCGTTCATAGACCGTCTTCCAGGACCCATAGCGTTCCGGCAGGTCACGCCACGGGACACCGGTCCGAACCCGGAACAGGATCCCGTTGATCACTGTGCGATGGTCGCTCCACCGGCCTCCCCGACCGCCCGCGGACGGCAGATGCGGCTCGAGCAGCGACCACTCGCGATTCGTCAGATCCCCCCGACCCATGCTCGATCCAACGAGCAGCCAGCCAGAAAGTCACGTGATCCGCCGGACAGTGCCTAGTTCGGTCACGTATCTGGTGATCAACTCCTGTGACAGGTGGGGGATGTCGTCCGTCCCGTCGAGGGACGCGGCCCGGACCGCCGCGCGGAACCGGTCCGCCGGCAGGGCGGATCCGCGCAGCGGCTGCTGCGGAGTGGCGAAGGCGTGCAGCAGGGGGAGCAGCGACTGCTGCCGCTGACGGTCGGGCAGCGCACGCAGAGCGGTCTCGAAGCGGCCGAACCACTCGGCGTAGTCCGCCACACGGGCCAGCGGGTGGCCCGCTGCCGACAGCCAGTCGACGAACGTGTCCAGCGAGATGCCGTCCTCGTGCGGGTTGACCACGTTGTACGTCCGGTGGCCCGCCCGTGCGTCGTCGCCCAGCGCGGTGACGGCCCGGGCCGTGAAGTCCACGGGGAGCGCGTCGTAGTGTCCGCCGCCGTCGTCGCCGGTGCCGCGGGCGTAGAAGCTGCCGGGCGCCGTCCCTGTGGCCAACAGGCTCAGCAGCAGGCGGGTGAAGACGTCCGAGATGTTGACCTGGCCGGCGTAACGCGGGTGGGCGAGGATCAGGTTCGAGCGGAAGACGGCGACCGGCAGGCCGAACGCGTCGTGCGCCTCGCGCAGCAGCACCTCACCGGCCCATTTGCTGGCCGCGTACCCGTCGGCGTACGCCCCCTGGAGATCGCGGGTCGCGCAGGCGGTGCGGATGTCCGCCGACTCGTCGGCCGCTGCCTCGTCGCCGAAGACGACGGCGACCGTCGACAGATAGGTGAACTGCTTGATCCGGGACGTGACCGCGAGCCTGATCAGTTCGGCCGTTCCCCCTACGTTGGGGCCGAACAACTGGTCATAGGGCAGGAGGTGGTTGACCTGTGCCGCCGGATGGACGATCAGGTCCACGGTGTCGGCCAGTCGCCGCCAGGTCTCCTCGTCGAGCCCGAGGCCCGGTTCCCCGATGTCGCCGGGGAGCACGCGCAGATGCCCGTCGGCGGCCTCGCGGTAACGCCTGAGGAGTTCCGGGTCGCCGCTGTCGAACGCCGCGTCGAGCCGTGCCCGGGCCGCCTCGGCGGAGGAGCCGCGGACCAGGCACACCAGCGTCCCGTCCCGCTCGGCCAGGCGCTCCAGCCATTCCAGGCACAGGAAACGGCCGAGGTAGCCGTTGGCGCCGGTCAGCAGGACGGTACGGGCCTCGGGCAGCGGACCGGCCGGCCGGTGCGCGGCGGTGCGGGGGTCGAGGAACGCGTCCAGCCGTAGATCGCCCGCGTCGAGTCGCGTCGCGGCCGGGCCGTGGACGCTGTCGGCGGTGGGGCGACGGTGTTCCGACGCGAGCGCCCGCTCGATGTGATCCGCCACCTGCCGAAGGGTGTTGACCGGACTGATGACCACGTCCACGGGGACGTCGACGTGGAAGATCTCCTTCAAGGTCTGGGAGAACGACAGTGCCGTGAGGCTGTCACCGCCGAGTTCGAGGAAGCGGATGCCGGGCGCCACGGCGGCGTCCTCCTGCCCGAGAAGCGCCCGGACCGTCCGCAGCACGGTGTCCAGGACCGGCACGTCGGCGCCGATGCGGCGCAGTGCCTCCAGCTCGGTGGCCTCACGGTCGGACAACTCGGCGTACAGCGCTTCGAGACGCTCGCCGTAGCGCTTCGTCAGGGCCGGTCGCAGCGGCTTGCGCACTCCGGAGAGCAGCCCGTTCTCCTGACTGAACGGCTCGCTCTCCACCAGGAGATCCCGTGGCACCTCGTAGGAGTTCAGTCCCGCCTCGGCCGCGAGGCTCCGCAGCGATTCCCGCAGCACCGCCCTGAGACGCCGGGGGTCACCGGCGGCGCTGTCGAGGGCGTCCCGCGTGGGTACGACGACCGCGAGCAGACAGGGGCGGGCACTGTTGCCGTACAGGAAGATCTGCCGGACGGCCGGACTGCCGCCGAAGAGCGCCTCCAGCCGGGAGACGGTCACGAACTCGCCCTGCGACAGCTTGAGGACGTTGGCGCGGCGGTCCACGTACCTCAGCTCGTCGGGACCGACGCGGGCCATGATGTCGCCGGTGCGGTAGAAGCCGTCCTCGTCGAAGACCTCACGGGTGGCGTCCGGGCGCCGGAAGTAGCCCGGCACGAGCCGCTCGGACCTGATCAGCAACTCGCCCCTGGGATACGGCGAGTCGGTGCCGAAGTATCCCAGCTCGGGAACGTCGGCCAGCTTGTGGCCGGTCACCGGCGGGCACAGCACGCGGCCGTCGAGGAAGACGATCCCGGCCTCCGTCGATCCGTAGCCGTCCAGCAGCCGCACGTGCAGGCAGCTCTCCACGAAGGCCGTCATCTCCGTGCTGAGCGGAGCCGAGGCGCTGACGGCCCATAAGAGGCGCCCGCCCATGACCTTTTCCCGCAGTTCCTCCGTCACCTGCTCCTCGGACTCGGTGGCGTCCCGGCCCGTCTCGTCACGGCGGGACAGCTCGTCCCGGTGGTGGCGCAGAAGCATGTCGGCGATGCGGGGCACCATGACGAACTCGGTGGGGCGCACCAGGGAGAGATCTTCGAACAGCGTCGACAGGTCGCCGGCCGCCGGGAAGCAGACCAGGCCACCCTTGGCGAGCGTGCCGAACAGCACGCCCCTGCCGATCATGTGACTGAGCGGCAGATAGTTCAGCACGATGGCGGGCCACGACGCCTGGCCGGGCACGAAGTCGACCCAGAACTGGCTGACCACACGCTCGGTGTACATGGCGCCCTTGGGGGTGCCCGTACTGCCCGAGGTGTAGATCAGCGTGCTGAGCGCGTCGGCCGCCGACGTCGCGGGAACCCGTGGGACCGAGGGCAAGCCCCGTCCCCGGTCGATGACCGACGCCAAGGTGTCCAGGACGACGCCCCGGCCGCGCGCGGAGCCCAGGGCCTCCTGGTGCGCGGTGACCTCGGGGCGGTGGCCCACGACGACGATCCTGCCCAGCGAGGGGGCGTTCGCCGCGATCCGGAGCGCGACGTCCAGATGGTCGGCGTCCACCGCGAGCAGCCGCGGTCCGGTCTGCTCGATGATGGGGCCCAGGTGTTCGGCGGAGGCACCGGCCGGCAGCGGAACGGACACCGCGCCGGAGCGCACACAGGCCAGCTCCACCACGGTGTACTCGATGCCGGGGCGACCGAGAACGGCTACGAAATCCCCGGGTCGCACGGGGAGTTCGGGGTGGTGCCGCCACTCGGAGGCCACGGCGCCGGCCCGTTCCCACAGTGCGCCGTAGGTGAGCGTGTCGAACCGCTTCAGCAGGCGCGGCGCGGTGCGGCCCGTCTCCGGGTCGGTGAACGGCTCCGTGGCCCGCTCGCCGAGAGCGGGGCGGTCCGCGTACGCCTCCATCACCGTGGCCACCAGGGCGGCGAGGGGCAGTCCGGGCCGCCGGATCGCCTCGGTGACGGTGTCCAGGGGCGCGGTGTCGCGGAACTGCGCGTCGGTTGCGTACAGATGGGCGCCTCGTCGGCGGGCGCGGGCGTCCAGTTCGTCGGCGGGGAGTCGGGAGAGGGGCATGGGGCATCTCCTTCTGTGACAGGGAAATCCTGTGGATGGGGGCGGCGTTCGGGCACCACGTCCGCCCGAGAGCTCACTGCTCTTGCGTCGCTCCCGGTGCGCCGTTCTCGTGGTCGCGGGTGAGCCGGACGACCGCGGCCGCCGCCTCGCGCGCCTCGCCCACGTCCTGGGCCTCGATCGCGTCGACCAGCCGCCGGTGCAGCCGGGCGTGGTCCTCCGCGTGGGCGGCGTCCCAGGTCAGACCGCCCAGGGACGAGGTGAGCGCCGTACCGAGGTAGTCGTACACCTCGACCAGCAGCTCGTTGCCGCTCGCGCGGACCACGGCCCGGTGGAACAGCGCGTCCACGCTCGTGGCCGCGGCGGTGTCCGCACCGGCGGCAGCCGCGTCGGCGTCGGCCAGCAGCTCCCGCATCTGCCGCAGCTGTGCCTCGTCGCGGCGCAGGGCCGCGGCCCCCGAGGCGTACTCCTCCAGTACGGTGCGCAGCTCCAGCACGTTGTCCCGCTGCGCGGCGCTCGCCCGCCGCACCATGACCGACTGGAGCTCGCTGGACGAGCGGACATAGGTGCCGTCCCCGGCGCGGGGCTCCAGCAGCCCCAGGTGCACCAGCGCACCGATCGCCTCCCGCAGCGTGCTGCGTCCGACCCCGAGTTCCTCGATGAGGGCCTGTTCCGAGGGGATCCGGGACCCCACCGGCCAGCCCCCGGCCTCGATGTGCGAGCGGAGACTGTCCACGAGCTGGGCGGACAGACTGGCCGTCCGGCGCGGTGCGTTGATGCGTTTCATGGGAACAACCTACACAAACATCAGACGTTTGAACATCATGCTGATGACGCTCCGACGCCGGGGCCCCTGCCGGGCCTGCCCGCCCGCCCCGGCGAGCCGTTTCCGTGACCGCTCCTTCGCTTTGTGTCACCGTCCCGCGAAACCGCTTTCCCTCGCCCTGTCGCGGACCTGTATCGCCGCTGTGTATGCGCGCCCCGTTTCGCCGGTTGTGGATGTTGATTGATTTGCTAATCACGATTGACCGGGTGCGGGGCGCTGCGGAGACTGGGTAATGATCGAGACCGGGCTGCGATCTGCGTCCGGCCGGTAAGCGGCGGCTTTGAATGGAGGTGTCATGGCGGGCCTGATCCTTGAGGAATCCGAGTCTTCCCTGGCCGAGGTGGCGGGCATTCTCGGTGACGGCGGTGTCGTTGTCGTCCCGAGCCGGACGAATTATGTGCTGATCTGTGACGCGGAGAACGAAAAGGCGATCGCCCGTGTCTTCGAGGCGAAGAAGCGCACGAAATTCGGCCCGCTGACACTCGCGGTGCCGAGGATCGAGGACACGGAAAAGTACGTCGGATTCCCCGAGGGATTCGGGCTGCCCGAACTGAAGCGGATATGGCCGGCGGAGATCTCTTTCATCTTCGATCTCACGTACGCGTTCTCGCCGCGGATGACGATGGGCGCGAACACCGTCGCGGTGATGTACCAGCGCTCCTGCGCGCTGAACCGCCTCCTGGAGGTGTTCGGCCGGCCGGTCGCGCTGACCTCGGCGAACCTCTCGGGGCAGGGCAACTTCGTCGTCACCCGCGAGAAGGCGATCGCGGACGTCGGCGGCGCGGTGGACGCGGTCCTCGTCAACGACCGCGACGACGAGTGCGTCGATGTCGAGGCCGAGGGTGTCAACCCGTCGAACACCATCGTGGACTTCACCTTCGAGCGGCCCTACCTGGTGCGCGACGGCGCCTACCCGCCCTCGCTGCTGCTGCCCGTCATCCCGGACCTGGTCCTCGACACCGACGCCTACAAGGCCGCGCTGGCCGAACGCCTGAGCGTGGCGCTGTGAGCCACCCGGCCCACACCGCCGACGCAGCCCACGGACACACGAACTAGGGGACGACCTGGATGAGCAGGACAGCGCACGAGACGCCCGGGGTACCCGAGCCGCGGACCGCCGCCGGGAAGAACGTCGTACAAGCCGAACTCGCCATCAGCGAGCCGGTGATGGGACGCCCGGCCGTCGCGGCGGCGGATCTGGCACGCGAGGGCTACCTGGTCTACGACCCGGGCCTGGCCGACACCGCGATATGCCGGTCCGAGATCACCTACATCGACGGCGACGCGGGCATCCTCCTCTACCGCGGCTATCCCGCGCAGCAGGTCGCCGAGAAGTGTACGTTCCTCCAGACGGCCCACCTGCTGACCGCCGGTGAACTGCCCACCGGCGCCCAGGAGGAGGAGTGGCTGTCCCGGATCGCGGCCAGCACGCTGCCCGGGAACCCGATCTGGGGGCCGCTGTTCGACGCGATGCCCGCCGGGACGCATCCCATGGCGATGCTCGCCGCCGCGACCTCCGTGATGACCTCGCTCGCCCCCGACGGCGCGTCCTCCATCGAGCAGGCCGGCTTCGATCTGCTCGCGACGATGCCGGTCCTGGCCGCCCACGCCTTCGCCCGGATCGAGGACCGGCCCCGGCGCCCGTACGACCCGTCGGCCGGATACGTCGAGAACTTCCTGCGCATGTGCTTCGGTGACGGCCCGGTCGCCACCGACCCGGCGATGGTCCACGCCCTGGAGACCCTGCTGGTCCTGCACGCCGACCACGAGCAGAACTGCTCCACCGCGACACTGCGCCTGGTCTCCTCCAGCAACGCCGGATTCTTCTCCTCCGTCAGCGCGGCCCTCTCCGCCCTGTGGGGGCCCCTGCACGGCGGCGCGAACCAGGCCGTGATCGAGATGCTCCAGGCCATCCGCGACGACGGCGGCGACCTGGGCAAGTACGTGGCCAGGGCCAAGGACCGCAACGACCCCTTCCGGCTCATGGGATTCGGCCACCGGGTGTACCGCACCTTCGACGCCCGCGCCCGCGTGATCCGCGAGGTGGCGCGCGAGGTGTGCGGGAAGGCGGCCCACGACCCGCTGCTCGACATGGCCCTGGAGCTGGAGGAGATCGCTCGCAACGACGCGTTCTTCCTCGAACGCAAGCTCTACCCGAACGTCGACTTCTACTCCGGCCTGATCTACCGGGCCATGGGCTTCCCGGTCGAGATGTTCACCGCGCTGTTCGCCGTCGGCCGCGCGCCCGGCTGGATCGCCCACTGGACGGAGGCGGCCACCGCCCCCGAGCGCCGCATCGGCCGGCCCGCCCAGCTGTACACCGGGCCCGGGACCCGCGACCTCCAGTTCTGACCCACCGCCCCACCCGCGCCCCCGCCGTGCACACGGCCACCGAAGGGCGCCCCGCGGACGGCTGCGCGCGTCTCTCCCTCACCGAGGCGCGCGCAGCCCCTCGCCCGGCCCGGCGGCCCCGCGCCATTCCGGTTCCCGCCATTCCGCTTTTCTCCCGTCCGGCATCCCGCCCGTTTTCCGGCGCCCGCCCCGTGACCGTGTCCTTTCTTTCGTCGCACGCCATTGTTTCGTGCTCTTTTCCGTGGTGTTCCATGTGGCTTTCCGTCGTACGGCCCTCCGCACCCGACCGGCACCTTCTTGCTTTCGTGTATGGATCAACTTTCACTGATACTGATTCGCCGATCAACCTTGACCGGATTCTTTCCCTGCGGCGAATATCTCAGTCGAGCGCCTTCGAGATCCCATGAGCGTCTGAGTTCCGTGGGGCGAGGGTGCAGTCGATCCCCCAGGGGGAGGGAAAGGGTGACAGTGTTCATTCCGGAGCAGCGGAAAGAACCTTCAGAGAACGAATCCCGGGCCGCCGCGGCGGAGACACTCGCGGAGTTCGCACACCAGATATACCGCGACGGAATTCCGTCGTCCGTCCAGGAGTACGTGACGAAGCTGATCATCGATCAGCTGGGTCTCCAGCTGGCCTGTTCACGGCTTCCGTGGAGCCGGGCCGCCTACGACTACGTGCGCGAGTTCGGCGCGACGGGCTCGTCGACCGTGCTCTTCCACGGGCTGCGCACGCACCCCGAGCACGCGGCGTTCGCCAACGCGACGTTCGGGCACGGGCAGGACTTCGACGACACCTGCCAGATGGTGCAGACCCACGCGGGCGCCGTCATCATCCCGGTCGCGCTCGCCGTCGCCGAGGAAGTCGACGCCACCGGGGAGCAGCTGCTGCGGGCCACCGCCGCCGGCCTGGAGGTCATGCTCCGCGCCGCGCACGCGGTCTCTCCGGACTGCCTGCGCCGCGGGCACCACACACCGCCGGCGGCCGGCCCCTTCGGAGCCGCGATCGCCGCGGGTCTTCTGCACGGCCAGAACCCGCAGGAGCTGGCGCAGTCGCTGGCGATCGCGGGCAGCTTCTCCGGCGGCCTGATCGAGTACACCCAGTCCGGGGGCTCGGTCAAGCGCATCCACACCGCCATCCCGACCACCGCCGGGATCCGCGCGGTCGCCCTGTCCCGGCGCGGCATGACCGGACCCCTGACCGTCCTGGACGGCGCGAAGGGCTTCGTGAACGTCTTCGCCGACAAGGGCAGCGTCGAGCGCCTCACCGACCGGCTCGGCAGCCGGTACATCATCGAGAAGGTGGGCCTGAAGTCGTACAACTGCTGCTACTTCATCCACGCCCCGCTGGAAGCCTTCCAGTTCCTCATGCGGCAGAAGAACCTGACCCCGGACGACATCGCCGAGGTCACGGTGGGACTGTCCGCGCACGGCGCCGTGCACGTCGGCACCATCGTGCACCCCGTCGACCCGCTCGGCGGCCAGTTCAGCGTCCAGTTCACCCTCGGCATGGCCGCCTACGGCGAACTGCCCGGCCTGGACAGCTACAGCGACGAGCAGCTCGCCGACACCCGCTTCCACGCCTTCGCCGACCGGGTGAAGGTCGAGACCGACCCGGTGGCGGAGGCCGAGTACCCGGAGAACTGGGGCGGCGTCGTCACCCTGACGACCACCGACGGGCGCACCTTCCGCCGCCGCGTGCGCTACGCCACCGGAACCCCGCAGAACCCCATGACCGGCGAGGAGGTCTGGGGCAAGTTCTCCCGCATCACCGCCGACGCCCTGGCGGGCGAACAGGCCGTCCGCATCCGCGAGATGGTCGGCGACCTGGCCGCGCTGGACTCCGTACGCCGGCTGACCGCGCTGCTGGTGCGGCGCGCCCTGCAGCCCAGCCGCTGACGCCCTGCCGCCCCGGCGGGGCCCCGGCCCCCCTTCACCCCCGAAAGCCGCCCAGGCCACCGGACCCGTCCCCTTCAAGGAGAACCGCAGAAGATGAGCGCCCCCCAGGCACGGCAGAACACCCACTTCGTCCGCAACGGCAAAGAGATCCACGCCTACCTCGCGCTGCCCGCCTCCGGCCGCGGGCCCGGCGTGATCCTCATCCAGGAGTGGTGGGGGCTGACCGACCACATCGCCGATGTGGCCGACCGGCTGGCCGAGGCGGGCTTCGTCGCCCTGGCGCCCGACCTGTTCGGCGGCCGTACCACCCACGACTCCGACGAGGCCGGGAAGATGATGAGCGACCTCCCCCTGGAACAGGGCGTCGCGGACCTGGTCGGCGCCGTGGACTGGCTCCTGGAGCACGAGGCCGTCAAGGGCGACGCCCTCGGCACCGTCGGGTTCTGCATGGGCGGCGGCTTCGTGCTCGCGCTCGCCGCGGCCGCCGGCGAGAAGATCGCCGCGGCCGTCCCCTTCTACGGCGTCTTCGCCGGCGAGGACCCCGACTTCTCCGGCATGAAGGCCGCCGTACTGGGCCACTTCGGGGAGAAGGACACCTACGCCCCGCCGGAGCGCGCCCAGGACCTGGCCCGGCAGATCCGCGGCCAGTCCGGCGCCCCCGTCGAGCTGCAGTTCTACCCGGCCGGTCACGCCTTCCACAACGACGAGAACCTCCTCGGCACGTACGACGAGACCCAGGCCCAGCTCGCCTGGAAGCGCACCCTGACCTTCCTCACGGAACAGCTCACCGTCCCCGCGACCGCCTGACCGGCAGCGGACCGGCCCAACCGCCCCCGGGCGGCGGGCCGGTCCCCGGGACGGCCCGGCCACCCGCCGGGTGCCCGGCCCGTCCCGCAGCCGACCTGATCCACCCCGGGGCACCGGCCACCCAGCGGCCGGTCCGCCCGGGCCGACCTCCCGGGGCCGGCACCGTGCGGTCACGACACCCGTACCGACACGGACCGGCCCCCGCCGGAGCATCCCGCCCCGGCCCCGCATCTCTTTTCCTGACGCAGAGGTGAGACATGCCCGCTCTCGACGCAACGCAGCTCGACCAGTACGCCGCCAAGGGCTACCTCGTGGTGGAGAACGTCCTCAGCGCTTCCGAACTCCAGGAACTGCGCGAGGTCACCGACAGCTTCGCCGCCCAGGCCGGCGACGAGAACGCCGACCGCCGCATCCTCGACATCGGCGAGCACGAGGGCCGCCCCTACGTGCGGCGCGTCAAGTCGCCGCACCGCCACCACCCGGTCTACGACGCGACGGTGCGCCACCCCGGCATCCTCGACATCGTCGCCGGCCTCCTCGGCGACGACCTGCGCCTGTACGGCAGCAAGATCAACCTGAAGCTGCCCTCCGGCACCGGCGACGCCATCCAGTGGCACCAGGACTGGGGCTTCTACCCGCACACCAACGACTCCCTGGTCGCCGTCGGTGTCCTCCTGGACGACATGACCGAGGAGAACGGACCCCTCCTGGTCGTGCCCGGCTCGCACCTGGGGGAGGTGTACTCCCACAACCAGGGCGGCCGTTTCGCCGGCGCCCTGGACCACACCCAGATCAAGGACATGCTCGACAACGCCGTCCAGCTGACCGCGCCCGCCGGGTCCATCACCCTGCACCACGTGCGCGCCGTCCACGCCAGCGGCCCCAACCGCTCCACCGGCTCGCGCCGCGTCATCTTCCAGAACTACGCCGCCGCCGACGCCTGGCCGCTCGTGGGCTGCGGCGCCCCCGGCGACCGCCACCTGTGCGCGGGCGGCGACTGGGACGCCTACCAGGACCTCCTGGTGCGCGGCCAGGACCGCCAGGTCCGCCTCGCCCAGGTCCCGGTCCACCTGCCGCTGCCCGGTGCGAAGGACTCCTCCTCGGTGTTCACCACCCAGAGCGGCGCCGACAAGAACTACTTCGCCTCCTCGGGGGCCATGGAGTGAGCAGCGCCCGCCGGTCCGCCACCCCGTCCGGAGCCGAGGCCGCTCCGGACGGGGCCGGTGACACGCCCCGCCCCGGCGCCCTGCGCGCCCTGTTCGTCTACCGGCTGATCTCCCGCGCCTACTTCCATCTGCCGGTCCTGTTCGCCTTCCTCTACCTGCACCACCTCGGCATCGCCCTCGCGCAGACCCTGCTGGCCCTGTACGGGTTCACCGTGATGGTGTCCGGGGCGTTCGTCGGCCGTTTCTCCGCCGCGTTCGGCCCCCGCACCCTGCTGGTCGGCGGGGAGATCGTCAAGGCCGCGGGCCTGCTGCTGATCGGCACGGTCGCGGGCGGCACGCCGGGCCTGGTCGCGGGACAGATCCTCAGCGGCTTCGGCTACGCGCTCACCGCGAGCGTCGAGTCGCCGCTGGTGGGCGTCCTGGAGCCGGACCGCGAGC is a genomic window of Streptomyces sp. WP-1 containing:
- a CDS encoding L-threonylcarbamoyladenylate synthase translates to MAGLILEESESSLAEVAGILGDGGVVVVPSRTNYVLICDAENEKAIARVFEAKKRTKFGPLTLAVPRIEDTEKYVGFPEGFGLPELKRIWPAEISFIFDLTYAFSPRMTMGANTVAVMYQRSCALNRLLEVFGRPVALTSANLSGQGNFVVTREKAIADVGGAVDAVLVNDRDDECVDVEAEGVNPSNTIVDFTFERPYLVRDGAYPPSLLLPVIPDLVLDTDAYKAALAERLSVAL
- a CDS encoding citrate/2-methylcitrate synthase, with amino-acid sequence MSRTAHETPGVPEPRTAAGKNVVQAELAISEPVMGRPAVAAADLAREGYLVYDPGLADTAICRSEITYIDGDAGILLYRGYPAQQVAEKCTFLQTAHLLTAGELPTGAQEEEWLSRIAASTLPGNPIWGPLFDAMPAGTHPMAMLAAATSVMTSLAPDGASSIEQAGFDLLATMPVLAAHAFARIEDRPRRPYDPSAGYVENFLRMCFGDGPVATDPAMVHALETLLVLHADHEQNCSTATLRLVSSSNAGFFSSVSAALSALWGPLHGGANQAVIEMLQAIRDDGGDLGKYVARAKDRNDPFRLMGFGHRVYRTFDARARVIREVAREVCGKAAHDPLLDMALELEEIARNDAFFLERKLYPNVDFYSGLIYRAMGFPVEMFTALFAVGRAPGWIAHWTEAATAPERRIGRPAQLYTGPGTRDLQF
- a CDS encoding MmgE/PrpD family protein; its protein translation is MDQLSLILIRRSTLTGFFPCGEYLSRAPSRSHERLSSVGRGCSRSPRGRERVTVFIPEQRKEPSENESRAAAAETLAEFAHQIYRDGIPSSVQEYVTKLIIDQLGLQLACSRLPWSRAAYDYVREFGATGSSTVLFHGLRTHPEHAAFANATFGHGQDFDDTCQMVQTHAGAVIIPVALAVAEEVDATGEQLLRATAAGLEVMLRAAHAVSPDCLRRGHHTPPAAGPFGAAIAAGLLHGQNPQELAQSLAIAGSFSGGLIEYTQSGGSVKRIHTAIPTTAGIRAVALSRRGMTGPLTVLDGAKGFVNVFADKGSVERLTDRLGSRYIIEKVGLKSYNCCYFIHAPLEAFQFLMRQKNLTPDDIAEVTVGLSAHGAVHVGTIVHPVDPLGGQFSVQFTLGMAAYGELPGLDSYSDEQLADTRFHAFADRVKVETDPVAEAEYPENWGGVVTLTTTDGRTFRRRVRYATGTPQNPMTGEEVWGKFSRITADALAGEQAVRIREMVGDLAALDSVRRLTALLVRRALQPSR
- a CDS encoding dienelactone hydrolase family protein; protein product: MSAPQARQNTHFVRNGKEIHAYLALPASGRGPGVILIQEWWGLTDHIADVADRLAEAGFVALAPDLFGGRTTHDSDEAGKMMSDLPLEQGVADLVGAVDWLLEHEAVKGDALGTVGFCMGGGFVLALAAAAGEKIAAAVPFYGVFAGEDPDFSGMKAAVLGHFGEKDTYAPPERAQDLARQIRGQSGAPVELQFYPAGHAFHNDENLLGTYDETQAQLAWKRTLTFLTEQLTVPATA
- a CDS encoding phytanoyl-CoA dioxygenase family protein — protein: MPALDATQLDQYAAKGYLVVENVLSASELQELREVTDSFAAQAGDENADRRILDIGEHEGRPYVRRVKSPHRHHPVYDATVRHPGILDIVAGLLGDDLRLYGSKINLKLPSGTGDAIQWHQDWGFYPHTNDSLVAVGVLLDDMTEENGPLLVVPGSHLGEVYSHNQGGRFAGALDHTQIKDMLDNAVQLTAPAGSITLHHVRAVHASGPNRSTGSRRVIFQNYAAADAWPLVGCGAPGDRHLCAGGDWDAYQDLLVRGQDRQVRLAQVPVHLPLPGAKDSSSVFTTQSGADKNYFASSGAME